A single genomic interval of Penicillium psychrofluorescens genome assembly, chromosome: 2 harbors:
- a CDS encoding uncharacterized protein (ID:PFLUO_002995-T1.cds;~source:funannotate): MPVTNFAHPDPYAYQTGFDSYHETEAVKGALPIGQNSPQKAPHGLYTEKLSGTAFTAPRHENKQTWVYRIIPAAAHENFAAENEDSYHTSMTTESHKLHHIPNQLRWNPFDLDEKVDWVHGLHLVAGAGDPTLKHGMGILLYAAGKDMGKEAFYSADGDFLIVPQHGVLDIQTELGRILLRPNEICVIPRGVRYRVTLPSGPVRGYICELYQGHYQLPELGPIGSNCLANARDFQAPVAAFDDEEERSEYRLYSKFNNTLFSARQDHTPFDVVAWHGNYYPFKYDLGRFNTIGSISFDHPDPSIFTVLTGPSDHVGTAIADFVIFPPRWLVAEGTFRPPWYHRNTMSEFMGLICGNYDAKTGGGFQPAGASLHNVMSAHGPDSAAFEGASNAELKPQKVGYESLAFMFESSLMVGVSEWGLKTCQKVQEEYNEHSWKPLKRHFVNPDKKA, from the exons ATGCCCGTCACTAACTTTGCCCATCCGGATCCTTACGCCTATCAGACGGGCTTCGACTCGTACCACGA GACCGAGGCCGTCAAGGGCGCCCTCCCCATCGGCCAAAACTCGCCGCAAAAAGCACCGCATGGTCTATATACCGAGAAACTCTCGGGCACTGCATTCACGGCGCCGCGCCACGAGAACAAGCAGACATGGGTCTACCGCATcattcccgccgccgcgcacGAGAACTTCGCCGCTGAAAATGAGGACTCGTATCACACTAGTATGACCACCGAATCGCACAAGCTGCACCACATCCCTAACCAGCTACGCTGGAACCCCTTTGACCTCGACGAGAAAGTTGACTGGGTACATGGTCTACACCTGGTTGCCGGCGCCGGTGACCCCACCCTCAAGCATGGCATGGGTATCTTACTCTACGCGGCCGGCAAGGATATGGGCAAGGAAGCCTTTTATTCGGCGGATGGAGATTTCCTAATTGTGCCGCAGCACGGTGTGCTGGATATCCAGACGGAGCTGGGTCGGATTCTCTTGCGTCCGAATGAGATCTGCGTCATTCCCCGCGGTGTCCG ATACCGTGTAACCCTCCCCTCTGGCCCCGTACGAGGCTATATCTGTGAGCTGTATCAGGGCCACTACCAGCTTCCCGAACTCGGGCCCATCGGCTCGAACTGTCTCGCCAATGCGCGCGACTTCCAAGCGCCCGTCGCTGCcttcgacgacgaggaagagcgcAGCGAGTACAGACTGTATAGCAAGTTCAATAACACGCTCTTCTCTGCACGCCAGGACCACACGCCCTTCGACGTGGTCGCCTGGCACGGCAATTACTACCCGTTCAAGTATGACCTCGGCCGGTTCAACACCATCGGATCGATCTCATTCGACCACCCCGATCCCTCGATCTTTACCGTGCTCACCGGTCCCTCAGACCATGTGGGCACCGCCATTGCGGACTTTGTTATCTTCCCGCCTCGTTGGCTGGTCGCAGAAGGGACCTTCCGTCCGCCGTGGTATCACCGCAACACAATGTCCGAGTTCATGGGTCTGATCTGCGGAAACTACGACGCAAAGACGGGCGGTGGGTTCCAGCCCGCAGGTGCGAGTCTGCATAATGTCATGAGCGCTCACGGGCCGGACTCGGCTGCCTTTGAGGGAGCAAGCAATGCGGAGCTGAAGCCGCAGAAGGTCGGCTATGAGAGCTTGGCGTTCATGTTTGAGAG CTCTCTCATGGTTGGTGTCTCGGAGTGGGGATTGAAGACCTGCCAGAAAGTGCAGGAGGAATATAATGAGCATAGTTGGAAGCCTCTTAAGCGGCATTTCGTGAACCCAGACAAGAAGGCCTGA
- a CDS encoding uncharacterized protein (ID:PFLUO_002994-T1.cds;~source:funannotate) — MDIEIVQGKDLEFIAPPLKHRGDGIAFKNFFRGEDGTPENYYLALARQGDFYSPRHRHNFDQFRYAVRNDVSISPEMLLHEGELCYHPEAVHYGPQKDEGGDRDVLVLQFGGASGQGYLSFDQLATAQAALKEKGRFEGGRYYAENDGDASEGKDGYESLWEYFNHRPLVYAEPRFDKPVIVKPKSFAWKPYTHAGKGIFRKTLGVFTERETCVQIVQIVAGHEWLVRAQDATQLLYVLQGKGVGSQPEAGGRVVTFQEESAIRLTRNTHDVALSADTDVEVLQIILPTLS; from the coding sequence ATGGACATCGAAATCGTTCAAGGCAAAGACCTCGAATTCATCGCACCGCCCCTCAAACACCGCGGCGACGGCATCGCTTTCAAAAACTTTTTCCGCGGTGAAGATGGCACGCCCGAGAACTACTACCTCGCGCTAGCACGGCAAGGCGACTTCTACTCCCCTCGCCACAGGCACAACTTCGACCAGTTCCGATACGCCGTGCGGAATGACGTCTCCATCAGCCCGGAAATGCTACTGCACGAAGGCGAACTGTGCTATCATCCCGAAGCCGTACACTACGGACCACAGAAAGATGAGGGCGGAGACCGCGATGTCCTCGTCCTGCAGTTCGGCGGAGCCAGCGGGCAAGGATATTTGTCGTTTGACCAACTGGCGACTGCGCAGGCCGCGTTGAAAGAGAAGGGCCGCTTCGAAGGAGGCAGATACTATGCCGAGAACGACGGTGATGCGTCCGAGGGTAAAGATGGCTATGAATCGCTCTGGGAATACTTTAACCACCGGCCACTGGTATACGCCGAGCCTCGATTCGATAAACCGGTCATCGTCAAGCCGAAGAGTTTCGCCTGGAAGCCATACACCCATGCTGGCAAGGGGATTTTCAGGAAGACCCTTGGAGTGTTCACTGAGCGGGAAACGTGCGTGCAGATCGTGCAGATCGTTGCTGGGCACGAATGGCTTGTTCGCGCCCAGGATGCGACCCAGCTTTTGTACGTGCTACAAGGGAAGGGTGTTGGATCTCAGCCGGAGGCGGGAGGTAGAGTGGTGACGTTTCAGGAAGAGAGTGCTATCCGCCTGACGCGGAATACCCACGATGTTGCTCTCTCTGCCGATACGGACGTCGAAGTCCTGCAGATTATTCTACCTACGTTGTCCTAA
- a CDS encoding uncharacterized protein (ID:PFLUO_002998-T1.cds;~source:funannotate) — MRLIFGQEKSTKSKVRSLGTVEALLLMSEWHPRSLHFPPETDGWDDDLISPAPNSKHSENGDNNSESRWVEDMIEPARRSDQMSWMLLGCGLSLAHELGIFDNDDSDMNCSSEEEQQWTDQMTLRRQRVQRLLYVYINQLAWRIGCMSPIPQSLNHAILGGRRPRGLSQPGNTWLTFMDSWIELTKLAKSVTDMFFPSAVFSRQQLLTGRYVGLLEHFRPLLNQWKDKYLQPQVLDKAFYNDLFIEYNFVRVYTHSVGMQAVVERAVADTEPNQFDEMRPMTIDPTDYEYIQEVIDGCCQILQKVTHLAEAGALRFSPVRIVLRITSASIFLMKALSLGTRHAKLQEALEILEKAIDALKSNALDDVHLSTRYAALLDMHVSRLRRNLLASSKVMKNSRGTMRRSSMGPPPWPDSTSNSHADRTNPMGTPASQELTPELGFMPSLNDMAGDEWLSLPFDPSMAPFGISSSGGQFPMYEGGGLDFIWNLPS, encoded by the coding sequence ATGCGACTCATCTTTGGTCAAGAAAAGTCCACCAAATCCAAAGTCCGCAGCCTGGGGACTGTCGAAGCACTTCTTCTCATGTCGGAGTGGCATCCTCGCTCCCTACATTTTCCTCCTGAAACGGACGGGTGGGATGACGACCTGATCTCTCCCGCCCCGAATTCGAAACATTCAGAGAACGGAGACAATAACTCCGAGAGCCGCTGGGTCGAAGATATGATCGAGCCCGCCAGGAGGTCGGACCAGATGTCGTGGATGCTCCTTGGATGCGGGCTCTCTCTTGCACATGAACTGGGCATTTTCGACAATGACGATAGCGACATGAACTGCTCctccgaagaagaacagcaaTGGACCGATCAAATGACCCTGCGCCGACAGCGCGTCCAGCGTCTTCTCTACGTGTACATCAACCAGCTCGCCTGGCGCATAGGATGCATGTCTCCAATCCCGCAGTCTCTCAACCACGCCATCCTGGGAGGCCGCCGACCCCGCGGACTCAGCCAGCCAGGCAACACCTGGCTCACGTTCATGGACTCGTGGATCGAGCTAACTAAGCTCGCCAAATCAGTGACTGACATGTTCTTCCCATCAGCCGTCTTCTCACGACAACAGCTGCTCACGGGCCGATATGTTGGCCTCCTGGAACATTTCCGACCGCTGCTCAACCAGTGGAAAGATAAGTACCTGCAGCCCCAAGTCCTGGACAAAGCATTTTACAACGACCTCTTCATCGAATACAACTTCGTGCGCGTGTACACCCACTCAGTGGGCATGCAGGCCGTCGTGGAACGCGCCGTGGCCGACACAGAGCCGAACCAGTTCGACGAAATGCGGCCTATGACCATCGACCCCACAGACTACGAATACATCCAGGAAGTCATCGACGGATGCTGCCAGATTCTGCAGAAAGTGACCCATCTCGCCGAGGCAGGGGCGCTGCGTTTCTCCCCTGTGCGAATTGTGCTGCGCATCACCAgcgcctcgatcttcctgATGAAGGCGCTCAGTCTCGGCACGCGACATGCAAAGCTTcaggaggcgctggagatccTGGAAAAAGCAATCGACGCGCTCAAGTCCAATGCCCTTGACGACGTCCATCTGAGTACCCGCTACGCTGCCCTGCTGGACATGCACGTCTCGCGCTTACGGCGCAATCTGCTGGCATCGTCGAAAGTCATGAAAAACAGTCGAGGTACCATGCGGCGATCATCGATGGGACCTCCACCTTGGCCGGATAGCACCAGCAATAGCCATGCAGACCGTACGAATCCGATGGGCACGCCTGCGTCCCAGGAATTGACACCCGAGCTGGGGTTCATGCCCTCGTTGAATGACATGGCGGGTGACGAGTGGCTTTCGCTTCCATTTGATCCTTCCATGGCCCCGTTTGGGATCAGCAGTAGTGGCGGGCAGTTTCCTATGTATGAGGGGGGTGGACTAGATTTCATTTGGAATCTGCCGTCTTGA
- a CDS encoding uncharacterized protein (ID:PFLUO_002992-T1.cds;~source:funannotate), which translates to MAPSAISTSPPPSETNGTSSSLASYRGYDHVHWYVGNAKQAATYYTTRMGFKRVAYRGLETGSRATCSHVIRNGDITFILTSPLRSLNQLERFDAEEQELLKEMHRHLEQHGDAVKDVAFEVDDVEAVFYAAVKNGAKAVSEPKILEDAGGCVKVATIQTYGETTHTLIERSEYHGVFMPGYRSESGAEDPLEKFLPGVQLKRIDHCVGNQDWDEMDKICEYYEKALGFHRFWCVDDSQICTEFSALKSIVMASPNEIVKMPINEPAKGKKQSQIEEYVDFYNGAGVQHIALLTDDIIRDITNLKARGVEFIKVPETYYTDMQARLKKSGLVLHEDFETIRSLDILIDFDEGGYLLQLFTKHLMDRPTVFIEIIQRHNFSGFGAGNFKSLFEAIEREQELRGNLI; encoded by the exons ATGGCTCCTTCAGCCATCTCAACCAGCCCTCCCCCTTCTGAAACAAACGGGACCTCCTCGTCACTGGCGAGCTACCGCGGGTACGACCATGTCCACTGGTATGTCGGCAACGCCAAGCAAGCGGCAACCTACTACACAACCCGCATGGGATTCAAGCGGGTCGCATACCGCGGCCTAGAAACCGGCAGCCGGGCAACATGCTCGCACGTCATTCGCAACGGCGACATCACCTTCATCCTGACATCTCCACTGCGCTCGCTGAACCAACTCGAGCGcttcgatgccgaggagCAAGAGCTACTGAAAGAGATGCATCGACACCTTGAGCAACACGGCGACGCGGTCAAGGACGTTGCGTTTGAGGTGGATGACGTCGAAGCCGTGTTCTACGCGGCTGTCAAGAACGGTGCGAAGGCCGTCTCGGAGCCAAAGATCCTCGAGGATGCCGGTGGGTGTGTCAAGGTCGCTACGATCCAGACTTATGGAGAGACGACCCATACTCTCATCGAGCGGAGTGAGTATCACGGTGTCTTCATGCCGGGGTATCGCTCTGAATCAGGGGCCGAGGACCCTCTGGAGAAGTTCTTGCCCGGCGTGCAGTTGAAGCGGATTGATCACTGTGTTGGGAATCAGGACTgggacgagatggacaagattTGCGAGTA CTACGAGAAAGCGCTCGGCTTCCACCGTTTCTGGTGCGTAGACGACAGCCAGATCTGCACGGAGTTCTCAGCGCTCAAGAGCATCGTGATGGCATCCCCGAACGAGATCGTCAAAATGCCCATTAACGAGCccgccaagggcaagaagcagTCCCAGATCGAGGAATACGTGGACTTTTACAACGGGGCGGGTGTGCAGCACATCGCCCTCCTCACGGACGACATCATCCGCGACATCACGAATCTGAAAGCGCGCGGCGTCGAGTTCATCAAAGTGCCGGAGACGTATTACACGGATATGCAGGCCCGGTTGAAGAAGTCCGGGCTCGTGCTTCACGAGGACTTTGAGACGATTCGGAGTTTGGATATTCTGATCGATTTTGACGAGGGCGGGTATTTGCTTCAGCTTTTTACTAAG CATCTCATGGACCGGCCTACGGTGTTTATTGAGATTATTCAGAGGCATAACTTCTCTGGATTTGGGGCTGGGAATTTCAAATCCCTCTTTGAAGCTATTGAGAGGgagcaggagctgcgcgGGAATCTGATTTGA
- a CDS encoding uncharacterized protein (ID:PFLUO_002997-T1.cds;~source:funannotate), with protein MADNITLYTYFRSSCSARVRIALHLKGLAFTPVYVNLLKGEQSSAEYKEINPSGTVPALVVERASAKPVTITQSLAALEYLDEAYPNTTSLLPSDPETRATVRSLVSILACDVQPVTNLKILKRVAPLGADREGWSRSLIEDGLRAYEAIAAKSAGKFSVGDKISLADVCLVPAAWGAERAGMDLEMYPVVKEIVRRLEEESAVKLGHWRNQEDTPEEFRVKQ; from the coding sequence atggccgacaaTATCACGCTCTACACCTACTTCCGCTCGTCCTGCTCAGCGCGGGTCCGCATAGCCCTCCATCTCAAGGGCCTCGCCTTCACACCCGTCTACGTCAACCTCCTCAAAGGCGAGCAATCCTCCGCCGAGTACAAAGAAATCAACCCCTCAGGAACCGTTCCAGCACTCGTGGTTGAACGGGCCTCTGCCAAGCCCGTGACAATTACTCAGTCTCTTGCTGCACTGGAATACCTCGACGAAGCATATCCAAACACAACATCCCTCCTTCCTTCAGACCCGGAAACTCGCGCTACAGTGCGCAGTCTCGTATCTATTCTTGCATGCGATGTCCAGCCCGTGACGAACCTCAAGATCCTGAAGCGCGTGGCCCCGCTCGGCGCGGATCGGGAGGGCTGGTCGAGGAGTCTGATTGAAGATGGCCTGCGCGCGTATGAGGCTATTGCTGCCAAGTCGGCTGGCAAGTTTAGTGTTGGGGATAAGATCTCCCTGGCGGATGTGTGTCTGGTCCCGGCGGCTTGGGGTGCTGAGCGAGCGGGTATGGACTTAGAGATGTATCCGGTGGTCAAAGAGATTGTGCGGCGTTTGGAAGAGGAGAGTGCGGTAAAGTTGGGGCATTGGAGGAATCAGGAGGATACGCCAGAGGAATTCAGAGTGAAGCAGTAG
- a CDS encoding uncharacterized protein (ID:PFLUO_002996-T1.cds;~source:funannotate) codes for MASWLPIPKNSPFSLANIPFGIISTKSVSRVPAVAIGDYALNLSAFASSGGFAQLPAIQQHLDVFSQPTLNAFAALGRPVHRQVREYLQNVFRTETQFPEVLKDNAAAQKSALLPLLQVTNHVPMQIGDYTDFYAGLNHAYNIGVLFRGPDNALQPNYKHLPVGYHGRASSVVTSGTPLHRPHGQILANPAATPKVPTFSPCKRLDIELELAAFVSTPNDLGKPVPIEEAEDHIFGLVLMNDWSARDIQAWEYVPLGPFNAKNFGTTITPWVVLIDALEPFRTSGLEPGNRESLLPYLREKHAASAFDIALEVELTNKGGKPTTISKTNATNLLFSFPQMLTHHTIAGCNMNTGDLLGSGTISGTEPKTQGSLLEQTNGKNPLKLEDGSERLFLEDGDTVVLRGVAGSEGNYVGFGDCAGTILPAYPL; via the coding sequence ATGGCGTCGTGGCTCCCCATCCCCAAGAACTCGCCATTCTCACTGGCGAACATCCCCTTtggcatcatctccaccaaGTCCGTCTCTCGCGTCCCCGCGGTTGCCATCGGCGACTATGCGCTCAACCTGAGCGCTTTCGCCTCGTCCGGCGGCTTTGCACAGCTTCccgccatccagcagcacTTAGATGTGTTCAGCCAGCCCACTCTGAATGCCTTCGCGGCACTGGGACGCCCCGTGCACCGCCAGGTGCGTGAGTATCTGCAAAACGTCTTCCGCACCGAGACCCAGTTCCCCGAGGTGCTCAAGGACAATGCCGCGGCACAGAAGTCGGCCCTGCTGCCTCTGTTGCAGGTCACCAACCACGTCCCCATGCAGATCGGCGACTACACGGATTTCTATGCCGGTCTGAACCACGCTTACAACATTGGCGTGCTCTTCCGTGGGCCGGACAACGCCCTGCAGCCCAACTACAAGCACCTTCCAGTGGGCTACCACGGCCGTGCCTCGTCAGTTGTGACTTCGGGCACGCCTCTGCACCGTCCCCACGGTCAGATTCTGGCCAACCCGGCCGCTACCCCCAAAGTGCCGACGTTCTCGCCGTGCAAGCGCCTCGATATCGAGCTGGAACTTGCCGCCTTCGTCAGCACGCCCAATGATCTCGGCAAGCCCGTCCccatcgaggaggccgaagACCACATCTTCGGCCTAGTGCTCATGAATGACTGGTCTGCGCGCGACATTCAGGCCTGGGAGTACGTGCCACTGGGCCCGTTCAACGCCAAGAATTTTGGCACGACGATCACGCCCTGGGTGGTCCTGATTGATGCTCTCGAGCCTTTCCGTACCTCCGGCCTGGAACCAGGGAATCGCGAATCTCTGCTGCCGTATCTGCGCGAGAAGCACGCGGCCAGCGCCTTTGACATCGCCCTCGAAGTTGAGCTGACCAACAAGGGTGGTAAGCCTACGACCATCTCCAAGACTAATGCCACCAACCTCCTTTTCTCCTTCCCTCAGATGCTCACCCACCACACTATCGCGGGCTGCAATATGAACACCGGTGACTTGCTGGGCTCGGGCACTATCTCGGGCACGGAGCCCAAGACCCAGGGAAGTCTGCTGGAACAGACTAATGGCAAGAACCCGCTgaagctggaagatggcTCGGAGCGTCTGTTCCTAGAGGATGGTGACACGGTTGTTCTGCGCGGCGTGGCTGGCTCCGAAGGAAACTATGTTGGTTTCGGTGATTGTGCCGGCACCATCTTGCCTGCCTATCCGCTGTAG
- a CDS encoding uncharacterized protein (ID:PFLUO_002991-T1.cds;~source:funannotate) gives MLGSEPPSSMSDDLSAAQSPGVPDPDRSPRPPQSHPRKPIKCRFFASKKGCRTGVACPYVHDVSSVASKQIASEQRSGPEDDAQPSVQDVTANIRNLIVGGNQPTSTAQPQRPVSKVEQTNPREFQINQLRRRFRPQETDDDLGSTLTFGLAPSDPDFPFELESLQCVLHVPFSYPGKGRPALKVTNSDMAPGFQENVARGFDDMVDFTLRTSGQGNLLNWMKALDRQLERLLTTLERGPKLTFVPNIGASSEATSSENAQIRLPVSHTTTAAPTVATKAPKSKPPPVKPTYTAEERAQAEKRRATETKQIEARLGRLPMFQKRPDGVSFIVPIQPTKQDRLPRTLQAVKTVKLLVPHLYPLERSFIEIQGVDSTEARSAEVGFAQWIEQNSQLNLVSQINYLASNLHNFAKTPLPEEREDVPLPVLQTVDEPTEAPPVRDGLAADTEDRPHLHVIPRPPEWSVPDGNSDDETTEESSYDEDSFEEEEEEEDGGAPVPAIVDKPPGKGVALSFPFMELYGIELLELTNLYITVKCERCKESLDVKNVPQAKDEKDVSPKVESCRKCANSMSIVISFQHVPSARLFIRLLECRLFVEKALWRFADTAIARWIPEVKFLVVGTAAVSGRGALPLKKKPKEVLGIVAGQELPRRGRCQHYGKSYRWFRFGCCDKVFPCDRCHDTETDHPNEHANRMICGFCSREQIYRPEACGICRAVLVGKAGSGFWEGGKGTRNRALMSRKDPRKYKRRGATVPGGSSSKKK, from the exons ATGCTAGGGTCAGAGCCGCCGTCCTCTATGAGTGATGACTTGTCAGCGGCTCAGTCGCCAGGCGTTCCGGACCCAGACAGGTCGCCTCGCCCGCCCCAATCACACCCTCGCAAGCCTATCAAGTGCCGCTTTTTTGCTTCCAAAAAAG GATGCCGTACTGGCGTAGCTTGCCCGTATGTTCATGATGTTTCTTCTGTGGCATCAAAACAAATCGCGTCTGAACAGCGGTCTGGACCGGAGGATGACGCTCAACCTTCCGTCCAAGATGTAACCGCCAACATCCGAAATTTGATTGTGGGTGGAAATCAACCAACAAGTACTGCCCAACCTCAAAGGCCCGTGTCGAAAGTTGAACAGACGAATCCAAGAGAATTTCAGATCAATCAGTTGAGGCGGCGCTTCCGTCCTCAAGAAactgatgatgatctgggaTCGACTCTGACCTTTGGCTTGGCTCCATCAGACCCGGATTTTCCTTTTGAGCTGGAAAGCTTGCAATGCGTTCTTCATGTCCCCTTTTCATACCCAGGGAAAGGGCGACCCGCGCTGAAGGTCACGAACTCTGATATGGCACCCGGATTCCAAGAAAATGTTGCCAGAGGGTTTGATGACATGGTCGACTTTACTTTGCGCACAAGTGGCCAAGGGAATCTGCTCAATTGGATGAAGGCTCTGGACAGACAGCTCGAGCGGTTACTTACAACCCTCGAAAGGGGCCCGAAACTGACATTTGTCCCAAATATCGGTGCCAGCTCTGAGGCTACAAGCTCTGAAAATGCTCAAATCCGACTTCCAGTATCGCACACCACAACAGCAGCGCCGACGGTTGCAACGAAAGCCCCAAAATCAAAACCGCCACCTGTGAAACCCACCTACACAGCCGAAGAGAGAGCCCAGGCTGAGAAACGACGGGCAACCGAGACCAAGCAAATTGAAGCTCGGTTGGGAAGACTTCCCATGTTCCAGAAAAGGCCAGATGGAGTCTCTTTCATCGTCCCCATTCAGCCGACCAAGCAAGACCGCCTACCTCGAACACTTCAAGCTGTCAAGACCGTGAAGTTGCTAGTTCCCCACCTTTATCCGTTGGAACGAAGCTTTATTGAGATACAAGGAGTCGACAGCACCGAGGCAAGATCAGCGGAGGTGGGATTTGCGCAATGGATTGAGCAAAATTCTCAATTGAATCTGGTGTCTCAGATCAACTATTTGGCCAGCAATCTGCATAATTTTGCCAAAACGCCACTTCCCGAGGAGCGCGAAGATGTGCCATTACCGGTCTTACAAACCGTTGATGAGCCCACCGAAGCTCCACCTGTCCGTGACGGTCTGGCGGCAGACACAGAAGATCGGCCACATTTGCACGTCATCCCTCGCCCGCCTGAATGGTCTGTTCCAGATGGAAATAGTGACGATGAAACGACAGAGGAATCAAGTTATGACGAGGATTccttcgaggaagaagaggaggaggaagacggcGGCGCACCTGTCCCTGCAATCGTGGACAAGCCTCCTGGCAAAGGGGTTGCTCTGTCATTTCCTTTTATGGAGCTGTATGGCATTGAGCTATTGGAGCTTACCAATCTTTATATCACGGTCAAATGTGAACGATGCAAAGAATCACTCGATGTGAAGAATGTGCCGCaggccaaggacgagaaggatGTTTCGCCAAAGGTGGAATCTTGCAGGAAATGCGCTAATTCTATGAGCATTG TCATTTCATTCCAACATGTTCCGAGTGCTCGACTGTTTATCCGTCTCCTGGAGTGTCGGCTGTTCGTGGAGAAAGCGCTATGGCGATTTGCCGACACTGCCATCGCAAGATGG ATTCCAGAAGTCAAGTTCCTGGTTGTCGGGACTGCAGCGG TATCTGGCCGCGGCGCTCTTCCATTAAAGAAGAAG CCCAAGGAGGTCCTTGGTATTGTTGCTGGTCAGGAGCTGCCCCGGCGTGGCCGCTGTCAGCATTACGGGAAAAGCTACCGCTGGTTCAGATTCGGCTGTTGTGACAAAGTCTTCCCATGTGACAG ATGCCATGACACTGAAACAGACCATCCCAATGAACACGCAAACCGCATGATCTG TGGCTTCTGCTCCCGAGAACAGATTTACAGACCTGAAGCCTGTGGCATCTGCAGAGCAGTCCTTGTCGGTAAAGCGGGCAGCGGATTCTGGGAAGGTGGCAAAGGCACCCGAAACCGGGCCCTGATGAGCCGGAAAG ATCCTCGGAAATACAAACGGCGAGGGGCAACAGTTCCTGGTGGTTCCTCATCGAAAAAGAAGTGA
- a CDS encoding uncharacterized protein (ID:PFLUO_002993-T1.cds;~source:funannotate), giving the protein MATTKPNLTTNDAAVLQALFDAESSPSSGVVIDPSLSPWPSSVSISEQELASLKEREASIIRQISGDNPTREIVESAVADFDALIETYPTYPSAYTNRAQTLRLLVDIQEESKTKNTDSASDDTLFTSQSSSLATRIFNDLGQAISLATPRSPADPVSNTQARLLADVHTHRGYLLLKAARAKKNIVGEKEETGRGPERLRGLAADQLEEMASQDFFLGGRYGNKVAQQLAVQTNPYAKMCGAIVKEAMRKEVEG; this is encoded by the coding sequence ATGGCTACAACTAAGCCAAACCTCACCACAAACGACGCGGCGGTCCTCCAGGCTCTCTTCGACGCCGAGTCCTCGCCGTCATCCGGGGTGGTGATCGACCCTTCCctctcaccatggccgtcaAGTGTATCCATCTCGGAACAAGAGTTGGCGTCGCTCAAGGAGCGCGAAGCATCAATAATCCGCCAAATATCGGGCGATAATCCAACCCGAGAAATAGTCGAATCTGCAGTCGCCGATTTCGATGCTCTCATCGAGACATACCCAACCTATCCGTCAGCATACACCAACCGCGCACAAACACTGCGACTCCTAGTAGACATCCAAGAGGAAAGCAAGACCAAAAATACAGACTCTGCCTCAGACGACACCCTCTTCACGTCCCAATCCAGCTCCCTCGCCACCCGTATCTTCAACGACCTCGGCCAAGCCATCTCCCTCGCCACGCCTCGCTCCCCTGCAGACCCAGTCTCAAACACACAAGCACGACTATTAGCAGACGTGCACACGCATCGTGGGTACTTGCTACTAAAAGCGGCGCGGGCGAAAAAGAACATagtgggagagaaagaagagaccgGGAGAGGGCCGGAACGACTGCGCGGACTGGCCGCTGAtcagctcgaggagatggcgagTCAGGATTTCTTTCTTGGGGGACGGTATGGGAATAAAGTTGCACAGCAGTTAGCGGTGCAGACGAATCCATATGCGAAGATGTGTGGCGCGATTGTGAAGGAGGCGATGAGGAAGGAGGTTGAGGGGTGA